One Streptomyces sp. NBC_00102 DNA segment encodes these proteins:
- the cofC gene encoding 2-phospho-L-lactate guanylyltransferase — translation MATNTDPVGRWSLVVPLKPLAYAKSRLRDALGEGLRPRLALAFAEDTVAAALSCPDVRDVVVVTDDTVAGDSLAALGARVVPDFPAAGLNAALAYGAGLVRAVRPSAAVAALNADLPALRASELSQVLEFSSGFPRAFLSDAAGIGTTFLSAAPGVELRPAFGGPSRERHLASGAREVPAAGLDSVRRDVDTGDDLRVALTLGVGPRTAELRDTVRLGAVPRSAGPAPTGR, via the coding sequence ATCGCCACGAACACCGACCCGGTCGGCCGCTGGTCCCTGGTCGTCCCGTTGAAGCCACTGGCGTACGCCAAGAGCAGGCTGCGGGACGCGCTGGGCGAAGGACTGCGGCCCCGACTCGCCCTGGCCTTCGCCGAGGACACGGTCGCGGCGGCGCTCTCCTGCCCGGACGTTCGGGATGTGGTGGTCGTCACGGACGACACGGTGGCAGGGGACTCCCTGGCGGCGCTGGGAGCCCGTGTCGTACCCGACTTTCCGGCCGCGGGTCTCAACGCGGCGCTCGCGTACGGCGCGGGTCTGGTGCGCGCCGTACGGCCGTCCGCCGCGGTCGCGGCACTCAACGCGGATCTCCCCGCGCTGCGCGCCTCGGAATTGTCGCAGGTTCTCGAATTCTCATCCGGATTCCCCCGGGCATTCCTTTCGGATGCCGCGGGAATCGGAACGACATTTCTCTCGGCGGCACCCGGAGTGGAATTGCGGCCGGCTTTCGGCGGACCCTCGCGCGAGCGCCACCTCGCGTCGGGTGCGCGGGAGGTGCCGGCCGCCGGACTGGATTCGGTCCGCCGGGACGTGGACACCGGGGACGATCTGCGGGTGGCGCTGACCCTGGGCGTGGGGCCGCGGACGGCGGAACTGCGCGACACCGTGCGGCTGGGGGCCGTCCCCCGGTCAGCGGGCCCCGCTCCCACCGGGCGATAG
- a CDS encoding 1-acyl-sn-glycerol-3-phosphate acyltransferase, which produces MSRRRIGFWYRLAAVIAKPPLLLLFKREWRGMENIPADGGFITAVNHNSYVDPLSYGHFQYNTGRVPRFLAKAALFRAPFVGMMLRGTGQIPVYRETTDALNAFRAAVAAIENGECVAFYPEGTLTRDPDMWPMNGKTGAARVALMTRAPVVPVAQWGANLAMPPYAKENKYRFFPRKTLQVQAGPPVDLSRFYDAEPTPEVLRQVTEVIMAAITEQLETVRGEKAPAEPYDHRKARAEQRRAAEEKGSQ; this is translated from the coding sequence GTGTCCCGCCGCAGAATCGGCTTCTGGTACCGCCTGGCGGCGGTCATCGCCAAGCCGCCACTGTTGCTTCTCTTCAAGCGCGAGTGGCGGGGGATGGAGAACATTCCGGCCGACGGCGGGTTCATCACGGCCGTCAACCACAACTCCTACGTGGACCCGCTCTCGTACGGGCACTTCCAGTACAACACCGGCCGGGTGCCGAGGTTCCTGGCGAAAGCGGCCCTCTTCCGGGCCCCGTTCGTCGGCATGATGCTGCGCGGCACCGGCCAGATCCCCGTGTACCGCGAGACCACCGACGCGTTGAACGCCTTCCGCGCCGCCGTGGCCGCGATCGAGAACGGCGAGTGCGTCGCCTTCTACCCCGAGGGCACTCTCACCCGCGACCCCGACATGTGGCCGATGAACGGCAAGACCGGCGCCGCCCGCGTGGCCCTGATGACCCGGGCGCCCGTCGTCCCGGTCGCCCAGTGGGGCGCGAACCTCGCGATGCCGCCGTACGCCAAGGAGAACAAGTACCGGTTCTTCCCCCGGAAGACCCTCCAGGTACAGGCCGGACCCCCCGTCGACCTCAGCCGCTTCTACGACGCCGAGCCGACGCCCGAGGTACTGCGCCAGGTCACCGAGGTGATCATGGCCGCGATCACCGAGCAACTGGAGACCGTGCGCGGCGAGAAGGCTCCCGCCGAGCCGTACGACCACCGCAAGGCCCGCGCCGAGCAGCGCCGCGCGGCCGAAGAGAAGGGCTCCCAGTGA
- a CDS encoding NAD(P)H-dependent glycerol-3-phosphate dehydrogenase has protein sequence MTEPRKVAVFGAGSWGTAFAVILGDAGCDVTVWARRAEVAESINTTRTNPGYLPGAELPTSVRATTDPAEALRGAEFAVLVVPSQTLRANLAEWAPHLEPDTVLVSLMKGVELGSAKLMSEVIADVTKVSADRIAVVTGPNLAGEIAARRPAAAVVACRDESVAQRLQAVCHTPYFRPYTNTDVVGCELGGAVKNVIGLAVGIADGMGLGDNAKGSLITRGLAETTRLGLAMGADPLTFSGLAGLGDLVATCSSPLSRNHGFGTNLGRGMTLQEAIAATSQTAEGVKSCESVLDLARRHGVDMPITETVVEIVHEGKPPAVAVKELMSRSAKPERR, from the coding sequence GTGACCGAACCGCGCAAAGTCGCCGTCTTCGGGGCGGGCTCCTGGGGCACCGCCTTCGCCGTGATCCTGGGCGACGCGGGCTGCGACGTCACCGTCTGGGCCCGCCGTGCCGAGGTCGCCGAGTCCATCAACACCACCCGGACCAACCCCGGCTACCTTCCCGGCGCCGAACTGCCCACGTCCGTCCGGGCCACCACCGATCCCGCCGAGGCGCTGCGCGGCGCCGAGTTCGCGGTGCTGGTGGTGCCCTCCCAGACGCTGCGCGCCAACCTCGCCGAGTGGGCCCCCCACCTGGAGCCGGACACCGTCCTCGTCTCGCTGATGAAGGGCGTCGAACTCGGTTCCGCCAAGCTGATGAGCGAGGTGATCGCGGACGTGACGAAGGTCTCCGCCGACCGCATCGCCGTCGTCACCGGCCCCAACCTCGCCGGGGAGATCGCCGCACGGCGTCCCGCCGCGGCCGTCGTGGCCTGCCGGGACGAGTCGGTGGCCCAGCGGCTCCAGGCCGTCTGCCACACCCCGTACTTCCGCCCGTACACCAACACCGACGTCGTCGGCTGCGAACTCGGCGGCGCCGTCAAGAACGTCATCGGTCTCGCGGTCGGCATCGCCGACGGCATGGGACTCGGCGACAACGCCAAGGGCTCGCTCATCACCCGCGGGCTCGCCGAGACCACCCGGCTGGGTCTCGCCATGGGCGCCGACCCGTTGACGTTCTCCGGACTCGCGGGCCTCGGGGACCTGGTGGCGACCTGCTCCTCGCCGCTCTCGCGCAACCACGGCTTCGGCACCAACCTCGGCCGGGGCATGACGCTCCAGGAAGCGATCGCCGCCACCAGCCAGACCGCGGAAGGCGTCAAGTCCTGCGAATCGGTGCTCGATCTGGCCCGCCGGCACGGAGTCGACATGCCGATCACGGAGACGGTCGTCGAGATCGTCCACGAGGGCAAGCCGCCCGCCGTCGCGGTCAAGGAACTGATGTCGCGGAGCGCCAAGCCCGAGCGGCGCTGA
- a CDS encoding D-alanine--D-alanine ligase family protein, translating into MSSENLPQSPERPESPEQQRRKPRVAVVFGGRSSEHGISVVTAGAVMKAIDRSVYDVLPIGITKDGRWALTGDDPARMAITDRQVPDVDALAESEKGGVVLSVDPGSREVVLNEPGSVPRALGEVDVVFPVLHGPYGEDGTLQGLLELSGVPYVGAGVLASAVGQDKEYMKRVFISFGLPVGPYLVVRPREWENDPSAARKRIVDFAGEHGWPLFVKPARGGSSVGISKVDDIGGLEAAIEEARRHDPKFLVESLLSGREIECGVLEFEDGPRASVPAEIPPVTAHDFYDFEAKYIDAADALVPAPLTPEQTAEVQRLAVDAFESVSCEGLVRADFFLTDDGEFVINEINTLPGFTPISMFPRMWQESGVGYPELVDRLIQAALTRSTGLR; encoded by the coding sequence ATGAGCAGCGAGAACCTCCCCCAGAGCCCTGAGCGTCCCGAGAGCCCTGAGCAGCAGCGCCGTAAGCCGCGTGTGGCTGTCGTGTTCGGCGGACGCAGCTCCGAACACGGCATCTCGGTCGTCACGGCCGGCGCCGTCATGAAGGCCATCGACCGGTCCGTCTACGACGTCCTGCCGATCGGCATCACCAAGGACGGCCGCTGGGCACTGACCGGTGACGACCCGGCCCGCATGGCCATCACCGACCGGCAGGTGCCCGACGTGGACGCGCTCGCCGAGTCGGAGAAGGGCGGCGTGGTTCTCTCCGTGGACCCGGGCAGCCGCGAAGTCGTCCTCAACGAGCCCGGATCGGTGCCCCGGGCGCTCGGCGAGGTGGACGTCGTCTTCCCCGTGCTGCACGGCCCGTACGGCGAGGACGGCACCCTCCAGGGCCTCCTGGAACTCTCCGGCGTCCCCTACGTCGGCGCGGGCGTCCTCGCCTCCGCCGTCGGCCAGGACAAGGAGTACATGAAGCGGGTCTTCATCTCCTTCGGGCTCCCCGTCGGCCCGTACCTGGTCGTCCGCCCCCGCGAATGGGAGAACGACCCCTCCGCCGCCCGCAAGAGGATCGTCGACTTCGCCGGCGAGCACGGCTGGCCGCTCTTCGTGAAGCCCGCGCGCGGCGGCTCGTCGGTGGGCATCAGCAAGGTCGACGACATCGGCGGCCTGGAGGCCGCGATCGAGGAGGCCCGCCGCCACGACCCGAAGTTCCTCGTCGAGTCGCTGCTGAGCGGACGCGAGATCGAGTGCGGGGTGCTGGAGTTCGAGGACGGCCCGCGCGCCAGCGTGCCGGCCGAGATCCCGCCGGTCACCGCGCACGACTTCTACGACTTCGAGGCCAAGTACATCGACGCGGCCGACGCCCTGGTGCCCGCCCCGCTCACCCCGGAGCAGACCGCCGAGGTCCAGCGGCTCGCCGTCGACGCCTTCGAGTCCGTCTCCTGCGAGGGCCTGGTGCGCGCCGACTTCTTCCTCACCGACGACGGCGAGTTCGTCATCAACGAGATCAACACCCTGCCCGGATTCACGCCCATCTCGATGTTCCCGAGGATGTGGCAGGAGAGCGGCGTCGGCTACCCGGAGCTGGTCGACCGGCTGATCCAGGCGGCCCTGACCCGTTCCACCGGCCTGCGCTGA
- a CDS encoding DUF3515 domain-containing protein, whose amino-acid sequence MTSSRLRSLRPSFLVPSAAALLLAAGCSGGSQPSVAVPTPSRDAVPYCSALDKALPKTVAGMERDDPAPESELTAGWGDGAIVLRCGVPRPAAMADAASKGIDADGVNWLLEQRPDEGPRFTTTYRKAYVEVTLGTEFAHDASPLAEFAKAVRETVPDSL is encoded by the coding sequence GTGACGTCTTCCCGCCTCCGGTCGCTCCGCCCGTCGTTCCTCGTGCCGTCCGCCGCCGCACTCCTGCTGGCGGCGGGCTGCTCCGGCGGCTCGCAGCCCTCGGTCGCGGTGCCCACCCCGTCCCGGGACGCGGTCCCGTACTGTTCGGCGCTGGACAAGGCGCTGCCGAAGACCGTGGCCGGGATGGAACGCGACGATCCCGCACCGGAGTCGGAGCTGACCGCCGGCTGGGGGGACGGGGCGATCGTACTTCGCTGCGGGGTTCCCCGGCCCGCCGCCATGGCGGACGCGGCGTCCAAGGGGATCGACGCGGACGGTGTGAACTGGCTGCTGGAGCAACGCCCGGACGAGGGGCCCCGGTTCACGACGACGTACCGCAAGGCGTACGTCGAGGTCACGTTGGGGACGGAGTTCGCCCACGACGCCAGCCCGCTCGCCGAGTTCGCGAAGGCGGTCCGCGAGACGGTGCCCGACAGTCTCTGA
- a CDS encoding Lrp/AsnC ligand binding domain-containing protein — protein MVQAYILIQTEVGKASIVAETIAKLPGVIQAEDVTGPYDVIVRAQAETVDEIGRMVVARVQQVEGITRTLTCPVVHL, from the coding sequence GTGGTACAGGCGTACATCCTTATTCAGACCGAGGTGGGCAAGGCGTCGATCGTCGCCGAGACCATCGCGAAACTTCCGGGAGTGATCCAGGCAGAGGACGTCACCGGACCCTACGACGTGATCGTGCGTGCCCAGGCCGAGACGGTGGACGAGATCGGCCGCATGGTGGTCGCCCGGGTCCAGCAGGTGGAAGGCATCACGCGAACCCTGACCTGCCCCGTAGTCCACCTCTGA
- a CDS encoding thiamine-phosphate kinase, with the protein MKGTVGELGEFGLIRELTARLTTTPAVRLGPGDDAAVVAAPDRRVVASTDVLIEGRHFRRDWSTAYDVGRKAAAQNLADIAAMGAVPTALLLGLVVPASLPVTWATELMDGLRDECQVAGAAVVGGDVVGGDTITVAITALGDLRNHEPVTRSGARPGDVVAVTGWLGWSAAGFAVLSRGFRSPRAFVEAHRRPEPPYHAGPAAAGLGATAMTDVSDGLVADLGHIAEASKVRIDLRSGLIDIPSQMSDIGQAVGVDPLQWVLTGGEDHAIVATFPPDVKLPARWKVIGEVLNPSALPQVTVDGAPWTSRGGWDHFGEAEDTP; encoded by the coding sequence GTGAAGGGAACCGTGGGTGAGTTGGGGGAGTTCGGGCTCATCAGAGAGCTCACCGCCCGCCTCACCACCACTCCGGCGGTACGGCTGGGGCCCGGCGACGACGCCGCGGTCGTGGCGGCCCCGGACCGCAGGGTCGTGGCCAGTACCGACGTACTGATCGAAGGACGCCACTTCCGCCGCGACTGGTCGACCGCGTACGACGTCGGGCGCAAGGCCGCGGCGCAGAACCTCGCCGACATCGCGGCGATGGGCGCCGTGCCGACCGCGCTGCTCCTCGGCCTCGTCGTACCGGCGAGCCTCCCGGTGACCTGGGCGACCGAACTCATGGACGGGCTCCGCGACGAGTGCCAGGTCGCCGGAGCCGCCGTGGTCGGCGGCGACGTGGTCGGCGGGGACACCATCACCGTCGCGATCACCGCGCTCGGCGATCTCCGCAACCACGAACCGGTCACCCGGTCCGGTGCCCGCCCGGGCGACGTCGTCGCCGTCACCGGCTGGCTCGGCTGGTCCGCCGCCGGATTCGCCGTACTCTCCCGGGGATTCCGCTCGCCCCGCGCCTTCGTCGAGGCCCACCGGCGCCCCGAACCGCCCTACCACGCGGGCCCCGCGGCGGCCGGGCTCGGCGCCACCGCGATGACCGACGTCAGCGACGGACTCGTCGCCGACCTCGGGCACATCGCCGAGGCCAGCAAGGTCCGTATCGACCTGCGCTCCGGACTCATCGACATCCCGTCCCAGATGTCGGACATCGGGCAGGCGGTCGGCGTCGACCCGCTCCAGTGGGTGCTCACCGGCGGAGAGGACCACGCGATCGTGGCGACCTTCCCGCCCGACGTGAAACTGCCCGCCCGCTGGAAGGTGATCGGCGAGGTCCTCAACCCGTCGGCCCTGCCCCAGGTCACCGTCGACGGCGCGCCCTGGACCAGCAGGGGAGGCTGGGACCACTTCGGCGAGGCCGAGGACACCCCGTGA
- the thiD gene encoding bifunctional hydroxymethylpyrimidine kinase/phosphomethylpyrimidine kinase, translating to MPITAAVPPRVLTVAGSDSGGGAGIQADLKTMLALGVHGMSVLTAVTAQNSLGVQGAWELPAEAVRAQYRSVVDDIGVQAVKTGMLSSAALVETVAGLLAGTRAPIVVDPVGVSKHGDALLAVEALENVRTKLLPLATVATPNLDEVAQLTGVEVAEEPDMRRAAAAVLAFGPRWVVIKGGHLPGEAVDLLTDGDQEHWLRAPRHDNRHTHGTGCTLASAIACGLARGQNVPTAVRNAKTYVTGAIEAGYALGSGIGPVDHGWRSRRA from the coding sequence ATGCCGATAACTGCCGCCGTGCCTCCCCGTGTCCTCACCGTCGCCGGATCGGACTCCGGCGGCGGTGCCGGCATCCAGGCCGACCTCAAGACGATGCTGGCGCTCGGCGTGCACGGAATGAGCGTGCTCACCGCCGTGACCGCCCAGAACTCCCTCGGCGTGCAGGGCGCCTGGGAGTTGCCGGCCGAGGCGGTTCGCGCCCAGTACCGCAGCGTCGTCGACGACATCGGCGTCCAGGCGGTGAAGACGGGCATGCTCTCGTCCGCCGCCCTGGTCGAGACGGTCGCCGGACTCCTCGCGGGCACCCGTGCCCCGATCGTCGTCGACCCGGTGGGCGTCTCCAAGCACGGGGACGCGCTGCTCGCCGTCGAGGCCCTGGAAAACGTACGGACCAAACTCCTGCCGCTGGCCACGGTCGCCACCCCGAACCTCGACGAAGTGGCGCAGCTCACGGGCGTGGAGGTGGCCGAGGAGCCTGACATGCGGCGTGCGGCCGCCGCCGTACTCGCCTTCGGCCCCCGCTGGGTGGTGATCAAGGGCGGCCATCTCCCCGGTGAGGCCGTCGACCTGCTCACCGACGGGGACCAGGAACACTGGCTGCGCGCCCCGCGCCACGACAACCGGCACACCCACGGCACCGGCTGCACCCTCGCCTCGGCCATCGCCTGCGGCCTGGCGCGCGGCCAGAACGTGCCCACGGCGGTACGGAACGCGAAGACCTACGTCACCGGGGCGATCGAGGCCGGCTACGCGCTCGGCTCCGGGATCGGCCCGGTCGACCACGGCTGGCGGAGCCGCCGGGCCTGA
- the rpmB gene encoding 50S ribosomal protein L28, giving the protein MAANCDVCGKGPGFGNNISHSHRRTSRRWNPNIQRVRAVVGRTPKRLNVCTSCIKAGKVAR; this is encoded by the coding sequence GTGGCTGCCAACTGCGACGTCTGCGGCAAGGGGCCGGGCTTCGGCAACAACATTTCGCACTCGCACCGCCGTACGTCTCGTCGCTGGAATCCCAACATCCAGCGCGTGCGTGCCGTGGTCGGTCGGACGCCGAAGCGGCTCAACGTCTGCACCTCGTGCATCAAGGCCGGCAAGGTCGCGCGCTGA
- a CDS encoding DAK2 domain-containing protein, translating into MPQPPDVFDAVAVRTWCSLALEALGRERAAIDAINVYPVPDGDTGTNLFLTVESARAAVETVFAAHARVDAGPGSAGPAAADAVRAMAHGALIGARGNSGTILAQLLRGMASVLADGGDADHLARALDHAATAARRAVAHPVEGTVLTVATAAARAAGAAGAASSLAAVARAAHAGAAEALEETPARLPVLGRAGVVDAGGQGLVTVLGALVETVTGQAPVHVPRQAPEPLAVPDGGAPAHAGECCDPDERGGGTAPGDGPAFEVIYLLEAEEAAVDLLRERLDALGDSLVVVGGDGLWNVHVHVDDAGAAVEAGVEAGRPHRIRVTHFGAARAAPRAEPAPRSVVLVVPGEELRGLCEEAGAVTVLARPGEQPASGELVDAVRRANAREVVLLPNDATLRHVAAVAAEQVRADGIRVAVVPTRAVVQGIAALAVHEPGRSFDEDVVAMTAAAGATRYAELAVAERQSWTTAGICQAGDILGLIDGDVAVIGADVPGTARTVLDRMLAAGGELVTLVLGEHAPDTLGDTLEAYVREGHLAVDTTVYRGGHPGTPLLIGVE; encoded by the coding sequence GTGCCGCAGCCCCCCGACGTTTTCGACGCCGTCGCGGTACGCACCTGGTGCTCCCTGGCCCTCGAAGCCCTGGGCCGGGAGCGCGCCGCGATCGACGCGATCAACGTCTACCCGGTCCCCGACGGGGACACCGGAACCAACCTCTTCCTCACCGTGGAGTCCGCGCGGGCCGCCGTCGAGACCGTCTTCGCGGCCCACGCCCGCGTGGACGCGGGACCCGGTTCCGCGGGACCGGCCGCCGCCGACGCGGTACGCGCCATGGCCCACGGGGCGCTCATCGGGGCGCGGGGCAACTCCGGCACCATCCTCGCCCAACTCCTGCGCGGGATGGCGTCCGTGCTCGCGGACGGCGGGGACGCGGACCACCTGGCCCGGGCGCTGGACCACGCCGCCACCGCCGCCCGCCGGGCCGTCGCCCACCCCGTCGAGGGCACCGTCCTCACCGTCGCCACCGCCGCCGCGCGGGCCGCCGGGGCGGCCGGTGCGGCGAGCTCCCTGGCGGCCGTCGCGCGGGCGGCCCACGCGGGCGCCGCCGAGGCGCTGGAGGAGACCCCCGCCCGGCTGCCGGTGCTCGGCCGCGCCGGAGTCGTGGACGCCGGCGGCCAGGGCCTGGTGACCGTGCTGGGGGCGCTGGTGGAGACGGTGACCGGGCAGGCGCCCGTACACGTACCCCGGCAGGCGCCCGAACCGCTCGCCGTACCGGACGGGGGCGCCCCCGCGCACGCGGGCGAGTGCTGCGACCCGGACGAGCGCGGGGGCGGAACCGCGCCCGGCGACGGGCCCGCCTTCGAGGTCATCTACCTGCTGGAGGCCGAGGAAGCCGCGGTGGACCTGCTCCGTGAACGGCTCGACGCCCTCGGCGACTCCCTCGTCGTGGTCGGCGGCGACGGACTCTGGAACGTCCACGTACACGTCGACGACGCGGGCGCCGCCGTGGAGGCCGGCGTGGAGGCCGGACGCCCGCACCGTATCCGCGTCACCCACTTCGGCGCCGCGCGCGCCGCCCCGCGCGCGGAACCCGCCCCGCGCTCCGTCGTCCTGGTCGTGCCCGGCGAGGAACTCCGGGGACTCTGCGAGGAGGCCGGCGCCGTCACCGTCCTCGCGCGCCCCGGCGAGCAGCCCGCCAGCGGCGAACTCGTCGACGCCGTACGCCGGGCCAACGCCCGCGAGGTCGTGCTGCTCCCCAACGACGCGACCCTGCGCCACGTCGCGGCCGTCGCCGCCGAGCAGGTCAGGGCCGACGGCATCCGGGTCGCCGTCGTCCCCACGCGCGCCGTCGTCCAGGGCATCGCCGCCCTGGCCGTGCACGAGCCCGGCCGCAGTTTCGACGAGGACGTCGTCGCCATGACCGCGGCCGCCGGAGCCACCCGCTACGCCGAACTCGCCGTCGCCGAACGGCAGTCATGGACCACGGCCGGCATCTGCCAGGCCGGTGACATCCTCGGCCTGATCGACGGGGACGTGGCCGTCATCGGCGCGGACGTCCCCGGCACCGCCCGTACCGTCCTCGACCGGATGCTCGCGGCCGGCGGGGAACTGGTCACCCTCGTCCTCGGCGAACACGCACCGGACACCCTCGGCGACACGCTGGAGGCGTACGTGCGCGAGGGGCACCTGGCCGTGGACACCACGGTCTACCGGGGCGGACACCCGGGAACCCCGCTGCTGATCGGCGTCGAGTAG
- the recG gene encoding ATP-dependent DNA helicase RecG yields the protein MEPVSALDEPLKKLLGGATAKVMAEHLGLHTVGDLLHHYPRRYEERGRLTPLSDLPLDEHVTVVAQVADARVLGFNNGRGKRLEVTLTDGSGRLQLVFFGHGVHKPHQELLPGRRAMFAGKVGVFNRKTQLAHPTYQLLDTEAGSADGEAGVREAVDAFAGRLLPLYPACKQLDSWRIAKAVDTVLPSAQEAVDPLPAALREGRGFVSLPEALVKVHRPQTKADIEDARERLKWDEAFVLQVALARRRYADTQLPAVARRPAPDGLLDAFDARLPFTLTEGQTKVSAEIFGDLATEHPMHRLLQGEVGSGKTMVALRAMLAVVDSGGQAAMLAPTEVLAQQHHRSITEMMGDLAEGGMLGGSSLGTKVVLLTGSMGTAARRRALLDLTTGEAGLVIGTHALIEDKVSFHDLGLVVVDEQHRFGVEQRDALRSKGKQPPHLLVMTATPIPRTVAMTVFGDLETSVLDQLPAGRSPIATHVVPATDKPHFLARAWERVREEVEGGHQAYVVCPRIGDDAEETAGGKGAAKGSKSAAKSPAGAEEPDGPDAPSPTDGDKRPPLAVLDIAARLTAGPLAGLRIEVLHGRMNPDDKDDVMRRFAAGQVDVLVATTVIEVGVNVPNATAMVIMDADRFGVSQLHQLRGRVGRGSAPGLCLLVSEAHEASPARARLGAVAATLDGFELSRIDLEQRREGDVLGQAQSGVRSSLRMLTVIDDEEIITAARAEATRIVAADPELTGHPELRTALDALLDKDREEFLDKG from the coding sequence ATGGAACCCGTGTCCGCGCTCGATGAACCCCTCAAGAAGCTGCTCGGCGGAGCCACCGCGAAGGTGATGGCCGAACACCTCGGCCTGCACACCGTCGGCGACCTGCTGCACCACTACCCGCGACGGTACGAGGAGCGGGGACGGCTCACCCCGCTCTCCGACCTCCCGCTGGACGAACACGTCACGGTGGTCGCCCAGGTCGCCGATGCCCGGGTGCTGGGCTTCAACAACGGCCGCGGCAAACGCCTGGAGGTCACCCTCACCGACGGCAGCGGCCGGCTCCAGCTCGTCTTCTTCGGCCACGGGGTGCACAAGCCGCACCAGGAACTCCTCCCCGGCCGACGGGCGATGTTCGCGGGCAAGGTCGGCGTCTTCAACCGCAAGACCCAGCTCGCCCACCCCACGTACCAACTGCTCGACACCGAGGCCGGTTCGGCGGACGGGGAAGCGGGCGTGCGCGAGGCCGTCGACGCCTTCGCCGGACGCCTGCTGCCCCTCTACCCCGCCTGCAAGCAGCTCGACTCCTGGCGCATCGCCAAGGCCGTGGACACCGTGCTGCCCAGCGCCCAGGAGGCCGTCGACCCGCTGCCCGCCGCGCTGCGGGAAGGGCGCGGATTCGTCTCGCTGCCGGAAGCCTTGGTCAAGGTGCACCGGCCGCAGACCAAGGCGGACATCGAGGACGCCAGGGAGCGGCTCAAGTGGGACGAGGCGTTCGTCCTCCAGGTCGCGCTCGCCCGCCGCCGGTACGCCGACACCCAGCTCCCCGCCGTCGCCCGCCGCCCGGCCCCCGACGGGCTGCTCGACGCCTTCGACGCCCGGCTGCCGTTCACCCTCACCGAGGGCCAGACGAAGGTGTCCGCCGAGATCTTCGGCGACCTCGCCACCGAACACCCCATGCACCGGCTGCTCCAGGGCGAGGTCGGCTCCGGCAAGACCATGGTGGCCCTGCGCGCGATGCTCGCCGTCGTGGACAGCGGCGGCCAGGCCGCGATGCTCGCCCCCACCGAGGTGCTCGCCCAGCAGCACCACCGCTCCATCACCGAGATGATGGGCGACCTCGCCGAAGGCGGGATGCTCGGGGGCTCCTCGCTCGGCACGAAGGTCGTCCTGCTCACCGGCTCCATGGGGACGGCGGCCCGCCGCCGGGCGCTGCTGGACCTGACCACCGGCGAGGCCGGACTGGTCATCGGCACCCACGCGCTGATCGAGGACAAGGTCTCCTTCCACGACCTCGGGCTGGTCGTCGTCGACGAGCAGCACCGCTTCGGGGTGGAACAGCGCGACGCCCTGCGCTCCAAGGGCAAGCAGCCGCCCCACCTGCTGGTGATGACCGCCACACCCATCCCGCGCACCGTCGCGATGACGGTCTTCGGCGACCTGGAGACGTCCGTCCTGGACCAGCTCCCCGCCGGGCGCTCGCCGATCGCCACCCACGTGGTGCCCGCCACCGACAAACCGCACTTCCTCGCCCGCGCCTGGGAGCGGGTCCGCGAGGAGGTGGAGGGCGGCCACCAGGCGTACGTCGTCTGCCCCCGGATCGGCGACGACGCCGAGGAGACGGCCGGGGGCAAGGGGGCGGCGAAGGGCTCGAAGTCCGCCGCGAAGTCCCCGGCCGGGGCCGAGGAGCCGGACGGCCCGGACGCGCCGAGCCCCACCGACGGCGACAAGCGGCCGCCGCTCGCCGTGCTCGACATCGCGGCCCGGCTGACCGCCGGACCGCTCGCGGGGCTCCGGATCGAGGTGCTGCACGGCCGGATGAACCCGGACGACAAGGACGACGTGATGCGGCGGTTCGCCGCGGGCCAGGTCGACGTGCTGGTGGCCACCACCGTGATCGAGGTCGGGGTGAACGTCCCCAACGCCACCGCGATGGTGATCATGGACGCGGACCGGTTCGGCGTCTCCCAGCTGCACCAGCTGCGCGGCCGGGTCGGCCGCGGCTCCGCCCCCGGGCTCTGCCTGCTGGTCAGCGAGGCCCACGAGGCGAGCCCGGCCCGCGCCCGGCTCGGAGCGGTCGCCGCCACCCTGGACGGCTTCGAACTCTCCCGGATCGACCTCGAACAGCGCCGCGAGGGCGATGTCCTCGGCCAGGCCCAGTCCGGGGTCCGCTCCTCGCTGCGGATGCTCACCGTCATCGACGACGAGGAGATCATCACCGCCGCACGCGCCGAGGCCACCAGGATCGTCGCCGCAGACCCGGAGCTGACCGGCCACCCGGAGCTGCGGACCGCCCTGGACGCCTTGCTGGACAAGGACCGCGAGGAGTTCCTCGACAAGGGGTGA